Genomic window (Bacteroidales bacterium):
TGAGAGGCAGTCAGCATATCGACATCACTATAGGGATATAATCTTTTAACCGGCATGGTGTAGATGTTTAAAGAATGGTCATTTGGTCATGCAAAATACACAGAATATTTTAAAGATGCAAGATTTATACAATGATTGAATGAGGCTGAGGCTAAGGCTAAGGCTGAGGCTGAGGATAAGATAGAAAGGGCTAGGGGTGAATTACTACGTTCTCTCATATAATCATTTTTAGCATTTAACCCTAGCCCCTCTCTTAGTCTCAGCCTCAGCCTCAGCCTTAGCCTCCTTTTAAAAATCAGTTGGCAAAATTTGTCAGAATCTTCTGATGGTCATGACTCGAGGCAACAATTTGACAATGTAACCATTTAGCAATTCAATCTTAGCCCCTCTCTATCTTAGCCTTAGCCTTAGCCTTAGCCTCATTTCAATATTCATCGAAACCATCCGTTTCAAATATTGGTTCGATTTTTGATTATATTAAATTGGTGTTTACTTAAAAACCATTGTTATGAAACCATTCAGTATTCTTGCCATATTGTTTGCCCTCATGGCGGGCATGTTATCTTCCGTTTCAGCTCAGCAGGAGATAAATGAAGCGGCTCAGGGCAACAACCGCTTCGCCTTCGATCTTTTTGAGGAAGTACAAAAAGAAGGGGAAAATGTTTTTTTCTCGCCTTACAGCATTTCCTCGGCTCTGGCCATGACCTATACCGGTGCCAAAGGCGATACCCAAAAGGAAATGCAGCAGGTGTTCGGCTTCTCCGAAGATAAAAAAGCTCAGGCAAAGCATTATCATCTGCTGAATAAACACCTCGACACGCTGAATGAGGAGCGGGTTCAACTGAATGTGGCCAATTCCCTCTGGTGTCAGCAGAACTTTGAATTTTTGGATGAATTTCTGAACATTAACAAAAATTATTATCAGGCCGGCCTTGAGCGGGTGGATTTTCGGAACAACCATCCTGAAGCCCGCAGGAAGATCAATGAATGGGTGGAGCGGGAAACCAACCATAAGATCAGTGATCTTATAACAGAAGACATGTTGAATCCTTCGGTGAGGATGGTACTTGCCAATGCCATATATTTTAAAGGTATGTGGGAGTACCCTTTTGATAAAAGCAAGAACAGACCCGAGGTATTTTATGTGAGTGAGAAAAGGAAAACGCACGTTCCTTTTATGCGTCGTTCTGTTTCTGTAGAATACTATGAAGATGAACTGGCGCAGGTTATCGAGTTGCCCTATTCCGGTAAGGATTTATCCATGATGATCCTTCTGCCCCAGGAAGTTTTTGGGATCGGTCAACTGGAGTCGAAGCTGGATGCAGAGCTTTATGAGGAATATCAGGAATCCATGTTTACAAAAAAGGTGGAGCTGTGGCTGCCCAAATTCAAAGCAGAGACACAGTACAATCTGAACGACCCTTTGATCAACCTCGGAATGAAAAGTGCCTTCTCCAAAGGTGCGGATTTTTCGGGCATGACCGGCAGAAAAGAGCTTTTTATAAGCGATGTGGCCCACAAGGCTTTTATTGAGGTAAACGAAGAAGGAACAGAAGCAGCCGCTGCCACAGGTGCGGTAATGAGCAAATCTTCACTGGTGAAAAAGGTGGAATTCAAAGCCGACCATCCTTTCATCTATCTGATAAAAGATAACCGCACAAACGCCATCCTGTTTATGGGAAGGCTGAATGAACCGGTGCCTAGTGGAAGATTGTAATTTGACGCTTGTAATTTGTGATTTATACTTTTACCTTCCTACCTACTTCAGAATATCTTAAAAATCTTCTTCTCTCAGAATTTCTATAAACAAATTTTTCGGTGAATTTTTGTTTGTGTATTTTTTCGTATTGAATTTTTTTTAATATTGACTTCTGATAAAAATATTAATGTTTGATGAATAAAGCGCTTAAGGATTATATAGTATTTTGTCATTCAATATGATAATTTTGAGGCATTTTACTGATCATCCGGAATTGCGCCATTTAAAAATCTTTTAATATGAGAATTGTATTTATCGGAGCAGGTAACGTGGCTACCAATCTGGCTATGGCGTTGAGAAAGTCAGGTCATGAGATCATTCAGGTGTACAGCCGGACTAGCGAGTCTGCTGAAGAACTTGCACACCAGGCAGTAGCCGAACCCATTACGGAACTGAACCGCGTGGTTGCAGATGCGGACATTTATTTTATTGCTGTGAAAGACGATGCTATGGAGGAAGTATTGAGCCAGTTTCCTCACAATGATGTTTTTATGGTGCATACTGCAGGAAGTGTTTCCATGGATGTGCTCAGTGATTGTACCAATGATTACGGTGTGTTTTATCCCCTTCAGACTTTCACCAAAGACTGGCTATCCGATTTTTCGGATATACCCCTCTGTATTGAAGCCAATACAGATAAAAATTTGAATATTCTGGGAGAACTTGCAGATACATTGTCAAACAACGTATATAATATAGACTCCATGCAGCGTCTGTATCTTCATGTTGCTGCGGTTTTTGCCTGTAACTTCATCAATTTTATGTTTGCTTCTGCTGAAAACATTCTTAAACATCATGATATACCTTTCAATGTGCTGAAACCACTGATCAGAGAAACGGTGGACAAAGCGCTCATTCATTCTCCTTTAAAATCCCAGAGCGGCCCGGCCTTCCGGGGTGATAATCAGACCATCGAAAAGCACCTGGAATTGCTTTCCCATTCAGAGAAATTGCAAAATTTGTATAGATTTGTCAGCGATTCAATCATGGATTTTTATCAGTCAAAAGGGGAAGAGAATGGGCAATTTTAAGGAAGAGCTGAACAAAATCAGTACTTTTATATTTGATGTAGATGGGGTTTTTACAGACGGAAAGATTTATATGCTGGAGCATAATAAATTTGTCAGAGGTTTTAATATAAAAGATGGTTTCGCTGTTAGATATGCTGTTCAGCAGGGCTATACCATAGCCATCATTTCAGGCGGAGATTCCGAGATGGTCAGAAAGCGATTCAGTGACCTGGGCATAAAGGATATATATTTAAACATTACAGATAAAATGGAA
Coding sequences:
- a CDS encoding serpin family protein; translated protein: MKPFSILAILFALMAGMLSSVSAQQEINEAAQGNNRFAFDLFEEVQKEGENVFFSPYSISSALAMTYTGAKGDTQKEMQQVFGFSEDKKAQAKHYHLLNKHLDTLNEERVQLNVANSLWCQQNFEFLDEFLNINKNYYQAGLERVDFRNNHPEARRKINEWVERETNHKISDLITEDMLNPSVRMVLANAIYFKGMWEYPFDKSKNRPEVFYVSEKRKTHVPFMRRSVSVEYYEDELAQVIELPYSGKDLSMMILLPQEVFGIGQLESKLDAELYEEYQESMFTKKVELWLPKFKAETQYNLNDPLINLGMKSAFSKGADFSGMTGRKELFISDVAHKAFIEVNEEGTEAAAATGAVMSKSSLVKKVEFKADHPFIYLIKDNRTNAILFMGRLNEPVPSGRL
- a CDS encoding DUF2520 domain-containing protein, whose translation is MRIVFIGAGNVATNLAMALRKSGHEIIQVYSRTSESAEELAHQAVAEPITELNRVVADADIYFIAVKDDAMEEVLSQFPHNDVFMVHTAGSVSMDVLSDCTNDYGVFYPLQTFTKDWLSDFSDIPLCIEANTDKNLNILGELADTLSNNVYNIDSMQRLYLHVAAVFACNFINFMFASAENILKHHDIPFNVLKPLIRETVDKALIHSPLKSQSGPAFRGDNQTIEKHLELLSHSEKLQNLYRFVSDSIMDFYQSKGEENGQF
- a CDS encoding HAD hydrolase family protein, which encodes MGNFKEELNKISTFIFDVDGVFTDGKIYMLEHNKFVRGFNIKDGFAVRYAVQQGYTIAIISGGDSEMVRKRFSDLGIKDIYLNITDKMEALEDFYFKYNIDPDSIMFMGDDLPDYDLMRKCGVPTCPSDAAEEIKSVASYISSFKGGDGCVRDVIEQVLRSQGKWM